Proteins co-encoded in one Micropterus dolomieu isolate WLL.071019.BEF.003 ecotype Adirondacks linkage group LG19, ASM2129224v1, whole genome shotgun sequence genomic window:
- the LOC123957791 gene encoding beta-crystallin B1-like codes for MSSGDKSKTSSQTDGKAAQGKKSEMGMMAYKMYVFDQENFQGRMIEISNECMNVCEMGMDRVRSLRVECGPFVGFEQMNFCGEMYILEKGEYPRWDSWSNCQRNDYLLSFRPVRMDPEKHKICLYEVGEFKGRKMEIMDDDVPSMFSYGFTDRVGSIIVSCGTWVGYQFPGYRGSQYLLEKGDYRHFNEYGARHPQFQSVRRIRDMQWHQQGCYTMASK; via the exons ATGTCCAGTGGAGATAAGTCTAAGACCTCTTCCCAGACTGACGGGAAGGCCGCTCAGGGCAAGAAGTCTGAGATGGGAATGATGGCCTACAAG ATGTACGTGTTCGACCAGGAGAACTTCCAGGGTCGCATGATCGAGATCAGCAACgagtgcatgaatgtgtgtgagatgGGCATGGACCGTGTGCGCTCCCTGCGCGTTGAGTGTGGACC CTTCGTGGGCTTTGAGCAGATGAACTTCTGTGGTGAGATGTACATCCTGGAGAAGGGAGAGTATCCTCGCTGGGACTCCTGGAGCAACTGCCAGAGGAACGACTACCTGCTGTCCTTCAGGCCCGTCAGAATG GACCCCGAGAAGCACAAGATCTGCCTGTACGAGGTCGGAGAGTTCAAGGGCCGCAAGATGGAGATCATGGACGATGACGTTCCCAGCATGTTCTCCTACGGCTTCACCGACAGAGTGGGCAGCATCATTGTCAGCTGTGGAAC CTGGGTGGGATACCAGTTCCCTGGATACCGTGGCAGCCAGTACCTGCTGGAGAAGGGCGACTACAGGCACTTCAACGAGTACGGCGCCCGCCATCCTCAGTTCCAGTCTGTGAGGCGTATCCGTGACATGCAGTGGCACCAACAGGGCTGCTACACCATGGCCAGCAAGTGA